The bacterium genome contains a region encoding:
- a CDS encoding single-stranded DNA-binding protein encodes GQYLKKGSLVCVEGPMKTRRWDDKSGGKHALTEVVAETMQMLGHKNAKPSESEGVQEEMEILAEATA; translated from the coding sequence CGGCCAGTATTTGAAAAAAGGGTCTCTGGTATGCGTGGAGGGTCCGATGAAAACACGTCGGTGGGATGACAAGAGCGGGGGTAAACATGCGTTGACGGAAGTCGTCGCCGAAACGATGCAGATGCTGGGGCATAAGAACGCCAAGCCGTCGGAGTCGGAAGGTGTACAGGAAGAAATGGAAATTCTTGCCGAAGCCACCGCATGA
- the recA gene encoding recombinase RecA, producing MADEMVLSDKDKKAALDRTLTDIVKEYGKGSIMKLGERTAMQVEVFSTGSISIDAALGVGGIPRGRITEIYGPESSGKTTLSLHVIAEAQKVGGVAAFIDAEHALDAIYAKRLGVDIDNLLVSQPDNGEQALEITERLVRSNAVDVIVIDSVAALVPRSEIDGEMGDATMGVQARLMSQAMRKLTGAVSKSKTCVIFINQVRDKIGVMFGNPETTTGGRALKFYTSIRVDIRRIGQIKAGENLVGNRTKVKVVKNKLAPPFKEVEVDLMYGTGISREGDLVDLASTMNIVQKSGTWFSFEDEKIGQGRENAKQYLTDNPVILKKIETRVRQELGIAPAATEKESPKPAPTASEKKSK from the coding sequence ATGGCAGACGAAATGGTATTGTCGGACAAAGACAAAAAAGCCGCGTTGGACCGCACGCTGACAGACATTGTCAAAGAATACGGTAAGGGATCTATCATGAAACTGGGCGAGCGCACGGCCATGCAGGTCGAGGTGTTTTCCACCGGTTCCATTTCGATCGATGCCGCACTGGGCGTCGGCGGTATTCCCCGCGGACGTATTACGGAAATTTACGGGCCGGAATCTTCCGGTAAAACCACTCTGTCGCTGCATGTCATAGCCGAAGCGCAAAAAGTCGGCGGCGTGGCAGCATTTATCGACGCCGAGCACGCACTCGATGCGATATATGCCAAGCGCCTTGGTGTGGATATTGATAATCTTTTGGTCTCTCAGCCCGATAACGGCGAACAAGCTCTGGAAATTACCGAACGTCTGGTTCGCAGCAATGCCGTCGATGTGATCGTGATTGACTCCGTTGCCGCCCTTGTTCCCCGCAGTGAAATTGACGGCGAAATGGGCGATGCGACCATGGGTGTGCAGGCGCGCCTCATGAGCCAGGCCATGCGTAAACTGACCGGCGCGGTGAGCAAATCCAAAACCTGCGTTATTTTTATCAATCAGGTGCGCGATAAGATCGGCGTCATGTTCGGCAATCCCGAAACGACGACCGGCGGACGGGCCTTGAAGTTTTATACATCCATTCGTGTGGACATTCGTCGCATCGGACAGATCAAAGCCGGTGAAAATCTTGTCGGTAACCGCACCAAAGTCAAAGTGGTGAAAAACAAGCTGGCGCCGCCTTTCAAAGAAGTCGAAGTGGATCTGATGTATGGTACCGGCATATCGCGCGAAGGCGATTTGGTGGACCTGGCGTCCACGATGAATATCGTCCAAAAAAGCGGAACATGGTTTTCTTTTGAAGATGAAAAAATCGGCCAAGGCCGCGAAAATGCGAAACAATATCTGACCGATAATCCGGTCATTTTGAAAAAAATCGAAACCCGCGTGCGTCAGGAATTGGGTATCGCACCGGCGGCGACGGAAAAAGAATCGCCGAAGCCTGCGCCGACCGCATCCGAAAAAAAATCAAAATAA
- a CDS encoding single-stranded DNA-binding protein, protein MSKGTLNKVIIIGRLGGDPELRYTPSGAPVATFNVATNESYKDKEGKLIESTDWHRIVAWNKLAEICGQYLKKGSLVYVEGKIKTRSYDDKDGQKKYVTEIRADNMQMLGAKMDGGRGEASLPHPADMGGGMDHAADAGGSSGSDDLPF, encoded by the coding sequence ATGTCAAAAGGAACACTCAATAAAGTCATCATCATCGGCCGTCTGGGCGGTGATCCGGAACTGCGATATACACCGAGCGGTGCGCCGGTTGCGACGTTTAATGTCGCTACCAACGAATCCTACAAAGATAAAGAAGGTAAGCTGATCGAATCCACGGATTGGCATCGGATCGTGGCGTGGAATAAATTGGCCGAAATTTGCGGCCAATATCTTAAAAAAGGTTCGCTCGTTTACGTGGAAGGTAAGATCAAGACACGTTCGTATGACGACAAAGACGGTCAGAAAAAATATGTAACGGAAATTCGTGCCGATAACATGCAAATGCTGGGCGCTAAGATGGACGGAGGCCGCGGCGAAGCGTCGCTTCCGCATCCGGCCGATATGGGCGGAGGTATGGATCATGCCGCCGATGCGGGAGGCTCCTCGGGCAGTGATGATTTACCGTTTTAG